A stretch of Methanobrevibacter sp. YE315 DNA encodes these proteins:
- a CDS encoding signal peptidase I: MVDWKEIASYAVILIIVLVAAQHLNVVVSGSMEPAFYRGDIVLVEKADFIGIHEFDPNDVQIGDVVVYDAAWFEQPVIHRVINITDINGTTMYVIKGDNNNSPDPYYVTAGQIREKVVTLGDNLVVIPKVGYLSLWLRGL, encoded by the coding sequence ATGGTGGACTGGAAAGAAATAGCATCATATGCAGTTATTCTAATAATAGTTTTAGTTGCCGCCCAACATTTGAATGTAGTTGTTTCAGGAAGTATGGAGCCTGCATTTTATAGGGGTGACATTGTCCTGGTTGAAAAGGCGGATTTCATTGGGATTCATGAGTTCGATCCCAATGATGTTCAGATTGGCGATGTAGTTGTTTATGATGCGGCTTGGTTTGAACAACCTGTAATTCATAGAGTTATTAATATTACAGATATTAACGGAACTACGATGTATGTTATAAAAGGGGACAATAATAATTCTCCTGACCCGTATTACGTTACAGCAGGCCAGATCAGGGAAAAGGTTGTAACATTAGGTGACAATTTAGTCGTTATTCCAAAAGTAGGTTATCTTTCCCTTTGGTTAAGAGGGTTATAA
- the hemL gene encoding glutamate-1-semialdehyde 2,1-aminomutase, whose translation MYSEELFNESKNYFPGGVNSPVRAFKPYPFFVKSAGGSKLTDVDGQTYIDYCLAYGPLILGHADPKVVREVSNQLTIGTAYGTPTENEITLAKEVVDRIPAAEMVRFCNSGTEATMSAIRLARGFTGRDKIVKFEGAYHGAHDYVLVKGGSGAATLPDSPGIPVDTTKNTLSVPFNDEEALTELIEKEGENIACIIMEVVMGNVGCIEPKPGFLEFIRKITEENDIVLIFDEVITGFRASRGGAQQYYGVTPDLTTLGKIVGGGLPMGAFCGKKEIMELIAPNGPVYQAGTFSGNPVSVQAGISTLTQLDDAFYKELERKGNFLRSNIQSIIDDEGYNIQPVGLASMFQIYFNPAPVYDYADAQESDRKQFLRYFKSLLKQGVFIPPSQFECNFISNAHSMEDLQKTSEAIEIALEAAFKKRRRF comes from the coding sequence ATGTATTCCGAAGAACTGTTCAATGAATCTAAAAATTATTTTCCCGGTGGAGTAAATTCTCCTGTCCGTGCTTTTAAACCATATCCGTTTTTTGTTAAAAGCGCTGGTGGTTCAAAGCTCACTGATGTAGATGGACAAACATATATTGACTATTGTTTAGCTTATGGTCCATTAATATTGGGGCATGCTGATCCTAAAGTTGTAAGGGAAGTTTCTAATCAATTGACTATTGGAACCGCATATGGTACTCCAACAGAAAATGAGATTACTCTTGCAAAAGAAGTTGTTGATCGGATTCCTGCTGCTGAAATGGTAAGGTTTTGTAATAGTGGTACTGAAGCTACTATGAGTGCAATCAGATTGGCACGTGGTTTTACCGGCAGGGATAAGATAGTTAAATTTGAAGGAGCTTATCATGGAGCCCATGACTATGTATTGGTGAAAGGCGGTTCCGGTGCAGCAACTTTGCCGGATTCTCCAGGCATCCCGGTTGATACCACAAAAAATACTTTGTCTGTTCCATTCAACGATGAAGAGGCTTTAACCGAATTGATAGAAAAAGAAGGAGAAAACATTGCTTGTATCATCATGGAAGTTGTTATGGGTAATGTTGGCTGTATTGAACCAAAACCAGGATTTTTGGAATTCATAAGAAAAATAACTGAAGAAAACGATATCGTTTTAATATTTGATGAAGTCATCACCGGATTCAGGGCTTCAAGAGGTGGAGCTCAACAGTATTATGGTGTCACTCCCGACCTGACCACTCTTGGTAAGATTGTAGGAGGGGGCCTTCCGATGGGAGCATTTTGCGGTAAAAAGGAAATAATGGAATTGATTGCTCCAAACGGCCCGGTTTATCAGGCAGGTACATTTTCAGGAAATCCGGTATCTGTCCAGGCGGGAATTTCTACTTTGACTCAATTGGATGACGCATTCTATAAGGAATTGGAGAGAAAGGGTAACTTCCTTAGAAGCAATATTCAATCTATTATAGATGATGAAGGATATAACATCCAGCCGGTTGGACTCGCATCAATGTTTCAGATTTATTTCAATCCGGCACCGGTTTATGATTATGCCGATGCTCAGGAATCAGATAGAAAGCAATTCTTAAGATACTTTAAATCATTGTTAAAGCAAGGCGTGTTTATTCCGCCTTCCCAGTTTGAGTGTAATTTCATTTCTAACGCTCATAGTATGGAAGATTTACAGAAGACTTCTGAAGCTATTGAAATCGCTTTGGAAGCGGCATTTAAAAAAAGAAGAAGATTTTAA
- the purD gene encoding phosphoribosylamine--glycine ligase, translating to MKVLVVGTGAREHAIADALKDDVELYCYMSKINPGMSRIAEFKQGDEGEVEKVAEYAVENEIDIAFIGPEAPLGKGIVDELQKNGISCVGPTQSAARIETDKSFMRKLFEDYNIEGSLVYKVFDNSEDVSAFLDEFDKDVVVKPVGLTGGKGVKIVGDHLKDNEEAKEYSCEVIDNEMGGFAQVIIEERLIGEEFTIQAFCDGENLAPMPAAQDHPHAFEGDVGAITGGMGSYSDVGGLLPFLTQEDYDKAVEIMQATLKAIAEEAEPYKGILYGQFMLTADGPRLIEYNARFGDPEAMNVLPLLKTPLADICQAIVDGNLDKAEFEDKASVCKYIVPDGYPETQYAGELIEVDEEAIEELGAKVFYAAVSQEEDGIHLSGSRALGIVASGESIEEAEKIAEKACEFVKGNVYHRRDVGTTELVNKRVEHMKEILK from the coding sequence ATGAAAGTTTTAGTAGTTGGAACTGGTGCCCGTGAACATGCTATCGCTGATGCTCTTAAAGATGATGTAGAATTATATTGTTATATGAGTAAAATTAACCCTGGAATGTCAAGAATTGCCGAATTTAAGCAAGGGGATGAAGGGGAAGTTGAAAAAGTAGCAGAATACGCTGTTGAAAATGAAATTGATATTGCATTTATTGGTCCTGAAGCTCCCCTTGGAAAAGGAATTGTGGATGAGCTTCAAAAGAATGGAATTAGTTGTGTTGGACCAACTCAAAGTGCAGCTAGAATTGAAACCGACAAATCATTCATGAGAAAACTCTTTGAAGATTATAATATTGAAGGATCCCTTGTCTATAAGGTATTTGATAACTCTGAAGATGTATCCGCATTTTTGGATGAATTCGATAAAGACGTTGTAGTAAAACCTGTGGGATTGACCGGTGGTAAAGGAGTTAAAATTGTCGGAGACCACTTAAAGGATAATGAAGAGGCAAAAGAATACTCATGCGAAGTCATTGATAATGAAATGGGTGGTTTTGCTCAAGTAATTATTGAAGAAAGATTGATTGGAGAGGAATTTACCATTCAGGCTTTCTGTGATGGTGAAAACTTGGCTCCGATGCCTGCAGCACAAGACCATCCTCATGCATTTGAAGGAGATGTCGGTGCAATTACTGGAGGTATGGGTTCTTACTCTGACGTTGGCGGATTATTGCCGTTTTTAACTCAAGAAGATTATGATAAAGCAGTTGAAATAATGCAGGCTACCTTAAAAGCTATTGCTGAAGAAGCCGAACCGTACAAAGGTATTCTATATGGCCAATTCATGTTGACTGCTGATGGACCAAGACTGATAGAATACAATGCAAGATTCGGTGATCCTGAAGCAATGAATGTTTTACCACTTTTAAAAACTCCATTAGCTGATATATGTCAGGCTATTGTGGACGGCAACTTGGATAAGGCTGAATTTGAAGATAAAGCTAGCGTATGCAAATACATTGTGCCTGACGGATATCCTGAAACCCAGTATGCCGGTGAACTGATTGAAGTTGATGAGGAAGCTATTGAAGAACTTGGCGCCAAAGTATTTTATGCTGCAGTAAGTCAAGAAGAAGATGGAATTCACTTATCCGGTTCAAGAGCATTAGGTATTGTAGCTAGTGGCGAAAGCATTGAAGAAGCTGAAAAAATTGCTGAAAAAGCATGTGAGTTTGTTAAAGGTAATGTTTACCACAGAAGAGATGTGGGAACAACAGAACTCGTTAACAAACGTGTTGAACATATGAAAGAAATTTTAAAATAA
- the aspS gene encoding aspartate--tRNA(Asn) ligase: MQGLLNDWRRTHYAKDATPEIAGSDVTIMGWVHEIRDLGGIIFVIIRDVTGRVQITAPSKKVEAEILEDLRSFRKESVVAIKGAVQEAPKAPNGVEIIPKEIRVLNLANQPLPMDPTEKVQAGIDTRLDSRFLDIRKENVSAIFKIKGQMFHTIRDFFYDNGFYEINTPKLVASATEGGTELFPITYFEKEAFLGQSPQLYKQMMMGAGMDKVFEIGQIFRAEEHDTLRHLNEAVSIDAEASFMEDVDVMKILNDMLIQVLKDINENCADELDILGHELEVPSGDFPVVTYDEAVDIVNSRDVEMQWGEDLSREAEKALGDTMGGFYFLTEWPTEIKPFYVMPKEGDEKYSHAFDLMYNNLELSSGATRVHQYDLLVKQIEERGLNPAGFGSYLKAFEYGMPPHAGWGLGADRLTMVLTGSENIRECVLFPRDRHRLTP; the protein is encoded by the coding sequence TTGCAAGGTTTATTAAACGATTGGAGAAGAACTCACTATGCAAAAGACGCTACACCTGAAATTGCAGGAAGCGATGTCACAATCATGGGTTGGGTACATGAAATCCGTGATTTGGGTGGTATCATCTTTGTAATCATCAGAGATGTAACCGGCAGAGTTCAAATTACAGCTCCAAGTAAAAAAGTAGAAGCAGAAATATTAGAAGATTTAAGATCATTTAGAAAAGAATCAGTTGTTGCCATTAAAGGTGCAGTACAGGAAGCTCCAAAAGCACCAAATGGTGTTGAAATTATTCCTAAAGAAATCAGAGTATTAAACTTAGCTAATCAGCCTTTACCAATGGATCCTACCGAAAAGGTTCAGGCTGGAATCGACACAAGATTAGATTCAAGATTCCTTGATATCAGAAAAGAAAACGTTTCAGCAATTTTCAAAATCAAAGGTCAAATGTTCCATACTATCAGAGATTTCTTCTATGACAACGGATTTTATGAAATTAACACTCCTAAACTTGTAGCATCCGCTACTGAAGGAGGAACAGAATTATTCCCAATTACTTACTTTGAAAAAGAAGCATTCTTAGGCCAATCCCCTCAATTATACAAACAAATGATGATGGGAGCTGGAATGGATAAGGTATTTGAAATCGGCCAGATTTTCAGAGCAGAAGAGCACGATACCTTAAGACACTTGAACGAAGCGGTTTCCATCGATGCAGAAGCGTCATTCATGGAAGATGTTGATGTAATGAAAATCCTAAATGACATGCTTATTCAAGTATTGAAGGACATAAATGAAAACTGCGCTGATGAATTGGACATTTTAGGTCATGAACTCGAAGTGCCTAGTGGAGATTTCCCGGTTGTTACTTATGATGAAGCGGTTGACATTGTAAACTCCCGTGACGTTGAAATGCAATGGGGAGAAGACTTGTCCCGTGAAGCTGAAAAGGCATTAGGAGACACTATGGGAGGATTCTACTTCTTGACTGAATGGCCGACCGAAATCAAACCGTTCTATGTAATGCCTAAAGAAGGGGATGAAAAATACTCTCACGCATTCGATTTGATGTACAACAACTTGGAGTTGTCTTCAGGTGCAACCCGTGTTCACCAATATGACTTGCTTGTAAAACAAATCGAAGAAAGAGGCTTGAACCCTGCAGGATTTGGAAGCTATCTCAAAGCGTTTGAATACGGTATGCCTCCTCACGCAGGTTGGGGTCTTGGTGCAGACAGGTTGACCATGGTGCTAACCGGATCTGAAAACATCCGTGAATGTGTACTCTTCCCAAGGGACAGACACAGATTAACCCCTTAA
- a CDS encoding aminoacetone oxidase family FAD-binding enzyme, with protein MEEYDIAVIGGGPAGMMAAIAASRNSSKVVLLEKNPKLGRKLLMTGGGRCNITNRKPIKKLLNFYPQKNFLKHSFYTLTNEKLLSFFEEKGLSFIEEDDNRIFPETEKSSDILNILIDYLDDVTIRYDFEVKSIVENFIINDEIKAGKIIIATGGATYPQTGCSIENYTLTSHPLTDIRYGLVPLITKKDLSDIAGITLYDVIASYGKSKTKGNVLFSHVGLTGPGIINLSNEISEDINYNLLENDNPEIDVEIAIDLCPDFTRENLQDKFTIDFQAKGKTMVKNYLRLFLTSNFIDFFLDEINIDGETQLSRIDKKSKNRLIENLKRFTFEITAFNKNLAKVTIGGINLDDVNPKTMESSLTPNLYFAGEVLDLHGPTGGYNLKIAFSTGYLAGLSASEK; from the coding sequence ATGGAAGAATATGATATAGCTGTTATTGGCGGCGGACCGGCGGGAATGATGGCTGCAATTGCCGCAAGTAGGAATTCCTCAAAAGTTGTATTGCTTGAAAAAAACCCTAAATTAGGACGCAAGCTCTTGATGACCGGTGGCGGAAGGTGCAATATCACCAACCGAAAGCCAATAAAAAAGCTATTGAATTTCTATCCTCAAAAAAACTTTTTAAAACACTCTTTTTACACGCTTACCAATGAAAAGCTTCTTTCGTTTTTTGAAGAGAAAGGTTTATCCTTCATTGAAGAGGATGACAATAGGATTTTTCCAGAAACCGAGAAATCCAGTGATATCCTAAACATTTTAATTGATTATTTGGATGATGTTACTATAAGGTATGACTTTGAAGTTAAATCTATTGTAGAAAATTTCATAATCAATGATGAAATCAAGGCAGGTAAAATTATAATTGCAACAGGTGGTGCAACATACCCGCAAACCGGCTGTAGTATTGAAAACTATACCCTTACATCCCACCCATTGACTGATATCAGGTATGGTCTTGTTCCTTTAATCACTAAAAAGGATTTATCGGATATTGCAGGAATTACATTATACGATGTTATTGCAAGCTATGGGAAATCAAAAACAAAAGGGAATGTTTTGTTCTCACATGTTGGTCTGACTGGGCCGGGAATTATTAATTTGAGCAATGAAATATCTGAAGATATAAATTACAACCTATTGGAAAACGACAATCCCGAAATTGATGTTGAAATAGCTATTGATCTATGTCCGGATTTCACACGTGAAAATCTACAGGATAAATTTACAATAGATTTTCAGGCTAAGGGGAAAACCATGGTTAAGAATTACTTGAGACTATTCCTGACAAGCAATTTCATTGATTTCTTTTTGGATGAAATAAACATTGACGGCGAAACCCAGCTGTCAAGGATTGATAAGAAAAGCAAAAACAGATTGATTGAAAACTTAAAAAGGTTTACATTTGAAATCACAGCTTTCAATAAGAATCTGGCTAAAGTTACAATCGGTGGAATCAATTTGGATGATGTAAATCCAAAAACAATGGAATCATCATTAACACCAAACCTTTATTTTGCAGGGGAAGTCCTGGATTTGCATGGGCCTACCGGAGGATATAATCTGAAAATTGCTTTTTCAACCGGTTATTTGGCTGGGCTTTCAGCTAGTGAAAAATGA
- a CDS encoding MarR family winged helix-turn-helix transcriptional regulator, which translates to MPFEDIPTAPFISIIYREHAKYINENVKQEELSFGLHPLLIIIYRNDGISQEQLAEALHLNESTITRNLKKLEDKGLIEKIKDKRKKIIKVTPKGGNIAQKVMNYDAMWDEKIKENLTDEEYDNFLKILRKISEDLI; encoded by the coding sequence ATGCCATTTGAAGATATCCCTACAGCTCCATTCATCTCAATAATCTACAGAGAGCATGCAAAATACATCAATGAAAATGTAAAGCAGGAGGAATTGAGTTTTGGCCTCCATCCGCTTTTAATTATAATATATAGAAACGATGGAATAAGTCAGGAGCAATTGGCTGAAGCGCTTCATTTAAATGAAAGTACAATTACAAGAAACCTCAAAAAGCTTGAAGACAAAGGACTGATTGAAAAGATTAAGGACAAAAGAAAAAAAATAATAAAAGTAACACCAAAGGGTGGAAACATTGCTCAAAAAGTGATGAATTACGACGCAATGTGGGATGAAAAGATTAAGGAAAATCTAACAGATGAAGAATACGATAACTTTTTAAAAATACTTAGAAAAATCAGCGAGGATTTAATATGA
- a CDS encoding nitroreductase has translation MNQTIEDLKTRRSIRKFKDEQISDEDLKTILETGTYAPTGRGAQSPKIVVIQNPETIKEFSAWNRSFFPVPVPDDMDPFYGAKTLLIVLANSEFPTYVEDGASVLAVLVNAAHAVGVGSCWIHRARDEFASEKGKALLKEWGIPETYEGIGHVVLGYPDMEAPEPLPRKEDYIHYVD, from the coding sequence ATGAACCAAACAATAGAAGATTTGAAAACAAGAAGAAGTATCAGAAAATTCAAAGACGAACAAATCTCAGATGAAGATTTAAAAACCATTTTGGAAACAGGAACATATGCTCCAACAGGGCGTGGTGCACAATCTCCTAAAATTGTTGTAATTCAAAATCCCGAAACAATAAAAGAGTTTTCAGCATGGAACAGAAGTTTTTTCCCTGTTCCGGTTCCGGATGACATGGACCCCTTTTACGGTGCAAAAACCCTCTTAATCGTACTGGCCAACAGCGAATTTCCAACATATGTTGAAGATGGAGCAAGCGTACTAGCTGTGCTTGTAAATGCGGCACATGCAGTTGGAGTTGGGTCCTGCTGGATTCACAGAGCACGTGACGAATTTGCATCTGAAAAAGGAAAAGCCCTTTTAAAAGAGTGGGGAATTCCTGAAACCTACGAAGGAATAGGTCATGTGGTTTTAGGATATCCTGATATGGAAGCTCCAGAACCGCTGCCAAGAAAAGAGGATTACATCCACTATGTGGATTAA
- a CDS encoding cobalt-precorrin-8 methylmutase yields MTDKMFMGASTKQGLDIANKSREIIRGLIGDDVKDLKPIERDIVERIVHSTADPEYAKLVKMSNDFVDAAMASLRNKETILTDINMVKYGITRYEGEVECYIKNEEVVKIAKEHQITRAAAAMRFAAQNDFEGIVVSGNAPTAVFEAMDLYQKGEMNLKAIVGVPVGFVGAADSKEALHNSNIPNIIVEGPKGGTPIAVACVNSLIQHL; encoded by the coding sequence ATGACAGACAAAATGTTCATGGGTGCATCAACTAAACAAGGTTTGGATATTGCAAATAAAAGCAGAGAGATTATCCGTGGCCTTATTGGTGATGATGTCAAAGATTTAAAACCTATAGAAAGAGACATCGTTGAGAGAATTGTTCACTCAACTGCCGATCCTGAATATGCAAAATTAGTCAAAATGAGTAATGATTTTGTAGATGCAGCTATGGCGTCCCTTAGAAATAAAGAAACCATTTTAACAGACATTAACATGGTTAAATATGGAATTACAAGATATGAAGGGGAAGTTGAGTGTTATATCAAAAACGAAGAAGTTGTAAAAATAGCTAAAGAGCATCAAATTACAAGAGCGGCAGCTGCAATGCGTTTCGCAGCTCAAAATGACTTTGAAGGTATAGTCGTTTCTGGTAATGCTCCGACTGCTGTTTTTGAAGCAATGGATTTATATCAAAAAGGTGAAATGAATCTTAAAGCTATTGTAGGTGTTCCTGTTGGTTTTGTCGGAGCGGCTGATTCAAAAGAGGCTCTGCATAATTCAAACATTCCGAATATTATTGTTGAAGGACCTAAAGGCGGTACACCAATTGCTGTTGCTTGCGTAAATTCATTAATCCAACATTTATAA
- a CDS encoding MATE family efflux transporter codes for MEKNENIEMITGDPKNAINKLSLPIIASMFLIFANNIIDSIWVAGLGPEPLAALGYITPLFMILVGFGNGLGAGGNSLISRYIGAEDKHSANNAAIHNFILSFIFSVFISIVFLALMEPMLKMMGASSVINYATDYGFIIFAWTFAILMPPIVGGAFRAEGDIKRATLPIAIAAIINMILDPIFIYTLGMGIKGAAWATVAGPLISLLVMFYWIFVKKDTYLSYNRKDFHNNLKMYKDILVVGIPASLEQLVLSVLTIFVNYMLTIVSGPIAVAVYTAGWRIINIGMLPAIGVGTAAISVAGVAYGARKYENLRVTARYAVKVALAASIIVCIILNVFANQIAFIFSYSESSAQLAPLIASFLQLMCLFILYVPFGASAGNVFQGVGKGTISFILTAFREFILVLIFAYLLGFTFNMGEFGIYCGMLLGGGIGSLICYACIELYINKLIRSRDNAI; via the coding sequence ATGGAAAAGAACGAGAATATTGAAATGATTACAGGAGACCCAAAAAATGCAATAAACAAGCTATCATTACCAATTATAGCAAGTATGTTTCTGATATTTGCAAACAACATTATTGACAGTATTTGGGTTGCAGGACTCGGTCCGGAACCATTAGCCGCACTCGGATACATTACACCGTTATTCATGATTTTAGTCGGTTTCGGAAACGGCCTTGGAGCCGGTGGTAATTCACTTATTTCAAGATATATTGGAGCTGAAGACAAACACTCAGCAAATAATGCTGCAATACACAATTTCATCCTAAGCTTTATCTTTTCGGTTTTTATCTCAATTGTCTTTCTTGCATTAATGGAACCCATGCTTAAAATGATGGGGGCAAGCAGCGTAATAAACTACGCAACAGATTACGGATTCATCATATTCGCCTGGACATTTGCAATATTAATGCCACCAATTGTAGGTGGAGCATTCAGAGCAGAAGGAGACATTAAGCGAGCCACATTGCCAATAGCTATTGCCGCCATCATCAACATGATTCTGGATCCGATATTCATCTACACACTGGGAATGGGAATTAAGGGAGCTGCATGGGCAACAGTAGCCGGCCCTCTTATAAGTCTGCTTGTAATGTTTTACTGGATTTTTGTCAAAAAGGACACATACCTTTCATATAACAGAAAAGACTTCCATAATAATCTTAAAATGTATAAGGACATTTTAGTTGTAGGTATTCCGGCCAGTTTGGAACAACTGGTGCTGTCAGTTTTAACAATATTTGTAAACTATATGCTCACCATCGTATCCGGACCAATAGCCGTGGCGGTTTATACAGCCGGTTGGAGAATAATAAACATAGGAATGCTTCCGGCAATAGGAGTAGGAACAGCAGCAATATCTGTGGCCGGAGTTGCCTACGGAGCAAGAAAATACGAAAACCTGAGAGTCACCGCTAGATATGCGGTTAAAGTAGCATTGGCGGCTTCAATAATTGTATGCATAATATTGAATGTGTTTGCAAATCAAATTGCATTCATTTTCTCATACTCAGAAAGCAGCGCCCAGTTGGCACCATTGATTGCAAGCTTCTTGCAGTTAATGTGTTTATTCATTTTATACGTTCCGTTTGGGGCCAGTGCGGGTAACGTATTCCAAGGGGTTGGAAAAGGAACTATATCATTTATATTAACAGCGTTTAGGGAATTCATACTCGTGTTGATATTCGCATATCTTTTAGGGTTCACATTCAATATGGGCGAATTTGGAATATACTGCGGAATGCTTCTTGGAGGAGGAATAGGTTCCCTCATATGTTATGCATGTATTGAGCTTTACATCAACAAATTAATAAGGAGTAGGGACAATGCCATTTGA
- the argS gene encoding arginine--tRNA ligase — translation MYFEIEKQAIDAINKALDQYDEEIDRNFKLEFPPNPELGDLASTIAFALTKKLRTSPPEVAKDLVEKIEVPEIFTKVQNFGPYVNFFIDYDKFSKLLLDKVDEDYGKLPAYGEKIVLEHTSANPNGPLHIGHIRNSIFGDSLARLLKLAGREVITQYYVNDMGRQIAIIVCGITECGLNIDDYEGDKIDHKIGKLYFDANKAVEEDDALNAKVDELIQKYEEGNDEELNKVFEDVVSKCISGMKESLLRMNISHDDFVWEGQFVRNGEVDELVNYITREGFTRENEVLYIDLTDFNIEKEFVLRRSNGTSLYSTRDLAYHKYKATLGDTVLDVLGSDHKLAAKQIKIIFEEIFRQKAPEVIFYEFITLPEGSMSTRRGKFVSVDELIDEAVSRAHDEIKSRNPDLTEEEIAPMAEDIGVGAIRFFIAKLSPEKHLTFKWDEALSFERGCASIQYAHARACKLLEKSGKDISSLSVSDDWAPNEVEQDLVRQIAKFPQVVEDCANKKRVHNITQYCHDLAGSFNKFYKSEQVIGSDVEDTRLILVDRAKTTIKNALDILGVAAPEKM, via the coding sequence ATGTATTTTGAAATTGAAAAACAGGCGATTGATGCTATCAATAAGGCATTGGATCAATATGATGAGGAAATAGACAGGAATTTTAAATTGGAATTTCCACCTAATCCGGAATTAGGGGATTTGGCCAGTACCATTGCTTTTGCACTTACTAAAAAGTTAAGGACTTCCCCTCCGGAAGTTGCAAAAGACTTGGTTGAAAAGATTGAAGTCCCGGAAATTTTCACCAAAGTTCAAAATTTCGGGCCCTATGTCAATTTTTTCATTGATTATGACAAATTCTCTAAACTGCTTTTAGATAAGGTAGATGAGGATTACGGTAAGCTTCCTGCATATGGTGAAAAGATTGTATTGGAACACACTTCAGCAAATCCAAACGGACCATTGCACATTGGACACATTAGAAATTCCATTTTCGGAGATTCCCTTGCAAGACTATTAAAGCTAGCCGGCAGGGAAGTTATCACTCAGTATTATGTAAATGATATGGGAAGGCAAATTGCCATCATCGTTTGCGGAATAACCGAATGCGGCTTGAACATTGACGATTACGAAGGAGATAAAATCGACCACAAGATTGGAAAATTGTACTTTGATGCAAATAAGGCCGTTGAAGAGGACGATGCATTGAATGCAAAAGTCGACGAATTGATTCAAAAATACGAAGAAGGCAATGATGAAGAATTGAATAAGGTCTTTGAAGATGTCGTATCCAAGTGCATTTCCGGAATGAAGGAATCTCTTTTGAGAATGAACATTTCCCATGATGATTTCGTATGGGAAGGCCAGTTTGTAAGGAACGGTGAAGTCGATGAGCTTGTAAACTACATTACAAGAGAAGGATTTACAAGGGAAAATGAGGTGTTGTACATTGATTTAACAGACTTCAATATTGAAAAGGAGTTTGTTTTAAGAAGATCCAATGGAACATCACTTTACTCTACAAGAGATTTGGCTTATCACAAATATAAAGCTACTTTAGGTGATACAGTTCTTGACGTTTTAGGTTCAGACCATAAATTGGCTGCCAAACAGATAAAAATAATCTTCGAAGAGATATTCAGGCAAAAAGCTCCTGAAGTAATCTTTTATGAATTCATTACACTTCCGGAAGGTTCAATGTCTACAAGAAGAGGCAAGTTTGTTTCTGTTGATGAATTGATAGATGAGGCGGTTTCACGAGCTCATGATGAAATCAAATCAAGAAATCCTGATTTGACTGAAGAGGAAATCGCACCGATGGCTGAAGATATTGGTGTTGGAGCTATTAGATTTTTCATTGCCAAGCTATCCCCTGAAAAGCACTTGACTTTCAAATGGGACGAAGCGTTAAGCTTTGAGAGAGGATGTGCTTCAATTCAGTATGCACATGCAAGAGCATGCAAATTACTTGAAAAATCAGGCAAGGACATCAGCTCTTTAAGTGTCAGTGATGATTGGGCACCTAATGAAGTGGAACAGGATCTTGTAAGACAGATAGCCAAATTCCCGCAGGTTGTTGAAGATTGTGCAAATAAGAAAAGGGTTCACAATATCACACAATACTGTCATGATTTGGCCGGTTCATTTAACAAATTCTACAAATCAGAACAGGTAATAGGTTCTGATGTGGAGGATACTAGATTGATTTTAGTTGATAGAGCTAAAACAACTATTAAAAATGCTTTAGATATTTTGGGTGTTGCTGCACCTGAAAAAATGTAG